The genomic stretch aggTCATGCAAAGAGGCTATTTTAAAAATTCCACACCAAGTTTCCTTACTTATCCTTTTAGCCATTTAAAAATCGAGATGTTCACTTTCGGTAGAGTAAAAAACCGTGCTGGTATGCATACGTTGGCCCGAAAAATTCAGTAGCTTCAACgggccgcctgaatttttcaggtgtctgtaaggaGACCATTTCTTAAATTGTTTTGTTAAGTGCAAGGATTCATTCAACTTTTCGTCTGTAACTTCAAATTTTCATTCACGATACTTTTCGCgcgaaaaacctgttcctaaaagtaaatttactagggaaagggttgactgaTGGAATTAGTGGAGATGGAGGCTTCCCTTGATGAGCTTCTGTTATTGTTTTATCTTCCTTCAGATTCGCTATTGTGAGGAATTAGGAATTTCTTCTGAAAGGGCAACAAGACTGTTCGTATATAGAGCTGTGTGCACCACGACTGGCCGCCTGCTGGCCGGCTTTTTGTGCAACCACCCAAAAGTGGACGCGTTCAACGTTTTTCAAGCCACGGAATTTGCAGCTGGTTTGACGGCGATCTTTATGACTGTAAATCCTTCTTATACGTCGCTAATTGTCTGCATTATGATATACGGGCTTGGCGATGGATCCTTCTTTACTTGTATGAGCTGCCTCGCTCTCACTGTCAGCCCGCCTAAAACTGCCGCTGTGCTCGGCTGGATGACGATGATGTCATCTCTATTTGTGGTCAGCGGTCCTCCATTAGCTGGTAAGTATACATTTCAATGTTCTTTATTTATATCGGAATTTATTTGTAATGTCAAGTCTAAGTTACCTTAATATGGAAATAAGCCCTGATTGTGAGTCTTTCTGCCCACGTTTAGGTTTGTTAGCAGACAAGCTAGGTTCCTATGTAGTGCCTTTCCGAGTAGCTGGTGGAATAACCGTGGTCGGAGCCTTCATTCCTTTCACACTCTTATGCTACAAAAGGACTTCTCAACCTACGGACCTTTCGCAACGAGAAGACGAAAACCAAAAGCTTCTAAAATAAACCCAAGAGCTAACTTTGCACTTTTCCACTACAAAATTGTATGTAGAATGCAACAGCAGTTTAAAGAAGAACTGTCCAACGAACTGGCGGAAAATTCCCATTCCATCACACGGGTCAAGCAATAACTAAAACTACACAAGAAgtaatttttcgaaaaacatttgactataaaaaattgcgataatATATTTGTTAACCTATAAAAcatttaaaagctaaaaaacctaaaaaagGCTAGTTGGCGACTTTTCGGCGTTATCTTAGTGTCATTATCAAGTCAGAGATAATTATGTTTACTGCGTATTAAAAAAAGGCATCAATAGGCAATTGCAAGCTTTTTTAAGATTCCGAAGAATGTCAGAGTAGGTTTAATTGTTTactttttgaaatgcttttcatcaaAAAACTCAAACCTAATTTGAATGTGCAAGCGGACTGTATACTTGCAAAACCGTTTGTTTAGCTTGTGAGTAgttattttaaggacggtgcctactattgttattgcgcatacgttttgcgcatctcgagatactcggatatCTTTAGTAAAGAGAGTTatctgaatagagtgtaatgtgaagtgctagatttcaatcccatatgaaccatgtgagcgttagccctacagatggaaatgggcccacacaaggacagagaaaaactctgaccagggtgggaattgaacccacgaccttcgggttagatctccgccgctctaccgactgagctacaaggtcagacgggagcaggccgtgggaagtgaagatgttaaagtcacggcaatgaacatgtacaagtacaaggaaaggttacgtttatacaaacgttggccgtgtagcacttatattttaaacagagttaactgaatagagtgtaatgtgaagtgctagatttcaatcccatatgaagcatgtgagcgttagccctacagatggaaatgggcccacacaaggacagagaaaaactctgaccagggtgggaattgaacccacgaccttcgggttagatctccgccgctcacGGCATGTGACGGATGTTAAAGtcacgtttgtataaacgtaacctttccttgtacttgtacatgttcattgccgtgactttaacatcttcacttcccacggcctgctcccgtctgaccttgtagctcagtcggtagagcggcggagatctaacccgaaggtcgtcggttcaattcccaccctgggcagagtttttctctgtccttgtgtgggcccatttccatctgtagggctaacgctcacatgcttcatatgggattgaaatctagcacggccaacgtttgtataaacgtaaccttatctttagtaaagtaaagtaaagtagaccttatttaacgtcgataactcgaaACAGTAACATTTAattactgacaaacctgaggtcgacggtgcgctcattttactccccccactccatcagtgctccgttttacgggtatttaaagctacttagctacacggaaaggaaaggagtcgaaacaaggatgcgagatctgggaatcgaactcaggacctcctTGCTCcttgtgccatccttgctccttaacTTGCTAATGACTTAATAATGACGATAAgataacgtcgaaacgtcgtcaacGGGGGAAGATCTGGGGGGAGAGGGCAGGAGGTACGCAttctcttcccccccccccccctgaccTTCCTGAGATGATCTGAGCCTTTCTTTTCGTCACCAGTCAGCTgtgccattccttagtggtgcactTCATCGAAActgagaaaaatcctggatTCGCCCCCGGTCaacttttttagctttttaatgttttataaTGTCTTTAGGAaatacacaaacagcggtgacaaacatcagatataaacgaatcctttttcaaaattattttgtgcttgacgtttcgtatgcttctgaacacatcttcagaagtgacggttaatacaaaattggagtttaaatatgCAACTAATTTTAACCAataagtaacaatagaggtgacaaaaactaataaagacacagcttttcgctgctgatatattcatttaaggttggctttaaatctttgatcaacagtgtctcttttattttacagtgagtgCCGGATCGTTCTCCCGCTAAagtttcaaaatgatcccattttaaactgTGACCAGTTGCTGTAACATgctccaattttgtattaaccgtcacctctgaagatgtatgcagaagcatacgaaacgtcaagtaaaagataatttcaaaaaggatgcgtttatatctgatgtttgtcaccgctgtttgtgtgtttattttttctgatcaaactgagatggccaaaaaaaaaagagtatttaagAAATATATTATTGCAAGTTTTTATAGTCAAATAACTAAAAGATGCAATATATTTACTCAAGAATGTAGGAGTATTGAATGAAGGTCGATGTTGGAACTCGAGATCGAGCATGACTTTTTTCGCAGCCAATCAAGAATATCCCTTAATGCAATAGGTTATCTTAGggcgtgttcgattgaccctattccggaataagaatacgtgaagtgatgatttaaaacggtatgtctggcgttttgaagcaacaaggatgataaagatatgtttaaaatagcattttagctagtatttgacaattttcatgtgaatctccgtaaaacgaaggatttctaacttctattccatgtattcctattccggaatatggtcaatcgaatgcaccctaAATTAGGTGTCACTTTTCACTTTTCAACATGACTGTATGTGcagtttccattttttaaaaaaacaagctATTTCTAGTGAAGGCGAATAAATGTTCCGAAAGAGACATCAGTTGTAGTCATATGGAAATAGATCAATCTGTTTACGGAGTTTCTGTTTCAGATCAAACGATAGAGTCCAGCGCTTTCTTGATCGATGCTATAAAAGAAATCATACTTCCAAATATTATGACAAGATCTAACCCTGGCTAACACCGAGAACAGTCCAGAAAATCATTATACAGCTGCAAAAACTACGTAACGTTGATTACTTACCAGCTCCTCAAAGTAAGCAGAGAGAGTAGGTGCCACTCGAGCATTCTGTTACACTTATCTTAGTTCGAGACATTATTGGCACCTAATATTTACGAAttataagaaaagaaaacgcaCTCGGATCTTTTGGCATTTAAATCTTACTTGGACTATCACTGCACTTCACGAATACCTTTGGATTGAGAGAGGTTTTTACATGAGAAAATGTAAAGTActgcttgcggaaaaaaaatacatcagcAAGTGAAATCGGCGAAAGAGTTTTTAGTTCTTGGATGTTTTCTGCAACTTCGCTTTCATATTCACTTATGAAATTTATCCCAACAgaattttatttattaattttttccacGGTAGCCTATTTAAGTAGTTTATTACGGTCCCTGATTACAAggaggtagggtaaccctactgctAGGGTTATCCTTgcaggagggtcaaagatagcgcgggtttacaagcaaaatttcacatgtagggttaccctagcacccGGGACAATTTTGtgtgcttggtaaccgccagaAACGCAAACGCAATGGAAACTGCTAAAAAGTTGTGACAGTCCCGGGTTCGCGAGTTGTCCtagctagggtaaccctagcactcagacatggttaccctagcgccagggtaatcctagctgccttgtaaacacgtcgatgaaaaaagacgaaatgtgtgagtgctagggcaccgtgcgagcagagtctccttttgtctttttctttactgaggaggagaaactttctcctcctcagtaaagaaaaaagtaggctctgcccgaatcgcgtcaactctttgaagccgccgcagcccgagcttctggactagtcaatcttgttttctctcgtcaaaccggttattccagtgcgagcgtccctttagtgacaaaaccgatggttataattgagcccgctgtaccatgaaaaacgaagatggcggcgagatctggcatattaggcttgggttcgagagtgtatcctggcaacatgcagcgcatattcaataaagatcatactcgattcatgcagagcctttctcgagaacgccaaaatcgagcaagcaaaagaaaggctctgcttgcagggtggtGCTAGGGTAACACtcttgctagggtaaccctagcactagggttaccctccctccttgtaaacagggcctaaggcAATATATCGTCGTTGTCCTTTCGCATTTACTTTAAACCTCGTTATGGCTCACCATTACGGTAAAACAAATTTTTGGGTACGTTATGACTTGAGCATAATACGTTTCGCAAGTCGTTTTTTACAAAAGCAAAAGCGGACTTCGATCGAGTTTTGCCAGTCATTCGAAAGGAAATTTAGTTTGACATATACACAcctttaataagtctaatatatgccgttttccgctaatgacctcgaactcttgctttcaaattttattcagaaatgttcGAAGGCCTAAGACTTCtcagatttcttttctttttctttgaagcctttgttcattcctgaataaattttaaaagcattagTTTAAACTGCATATGTTAGACTTAAAAGGTTGTATATTCCTCTCCAATCagaacaaattttaaatttctatTCATTTTACCCAAAAATTCGGAGCAATTGTTTCGAGATACATTcgtattttgttttcttctttgctTCATTTGAACTGTTGATGTACAGTTTCATTACCCGCTCTGTATGTAACGAAATCCGAATCACGAGTGAAAAGCAAGAGTAGTTTGCACACGCGATTCACCACTCCAAAACAAACCGAGTATTCTCGAGTATTCATTGAACACAAAACCCATCCGCGCCAAAGCGTCCAAACGTCAAGATCTAAAGCATTCCACAGAAGTCACCGTGAAATTTATGGCCATTTCTCAATTGTTTTGCTCCACCGGTCCTCCTCGTAAACGTGACAGTCTGTGGTCATGGTTGGTCTGTGCTTGTGCAACGATGACTTGGATTTCATCGCTCGGGTTTCTTTTTAGCTTTGGAATTTTCCAGTCAGTGTTGATGGATTATTTCAAGTCATCCAGAGAAACTGCAGGTAGGTACATTAGTGGCTGTTATGTCAAGAGCTTAATTTGCCATAGCTTAGTACCGATTTCCAATACCCTCGTCAGTTTTGATCCAATTTTGTCAACTACATCGGAGACTGGCACTAACAACAGTGATGCTGACACAAAGcctcatacaccttattccaaaatggcctccaATTTAGTGTAcgtttgtttgcttgcaaattggccttttttgcctcgttcttaaacttaaaattcaaaagaacattaacctggaacgaggcaacaagggctaatttgccaACAATTAAAAGAATGCTAACTCGTACTCTATCAAGTTCTTTGTATCAGAATTTCGCTAGACACCGCGGTAAACACCATTGAAACTTATATCTTAAAACCGGATTTCTTAGTTGACGTAACATTCATATTCTGAGAGTTTTAAGACCTGTTCCTAGAGTACCGCTATTTTATTAGCGAATCTTGTTTAAGAAAGACCGCCatgaagattttttttctttttgtttgattATAGCATGCCTTGGTTCCGTTGCCATAGCATTGACCTTCTTCACCGGCCATTTTTCGACTGCTCTCATCTCTCGATTTGGTTGTCGCATCACGACTGTAATCGGAGGAGTATTCTGTGCCGTGGGCTTGATAGCTAGTTCATTTGTTGAGAACATTTTTGTTCTCTTCTTCACTTACAGTTTTCTGTTTGCTGTGGGTTGCAGTTGCACATTTTCCGTGGGACTGGTAGTATTGAGCCAGTACTTTAAGAAGCTACAGTCTTTAGCCACAGCGGTGCTTACCTCAGGGCACAGGGGTGGTGTTCTCATTTTGGGCCCCACACTAGAGGCCCTTATAACAGCGACAGGTTGGCAGGCGACCTGTCGCATAATGGCCGGTGTTGCTCTTTTCACGTGCTCACTTTCAGTAACCTTTGATCCCAACGTGGAGACAGATAAAGACAAAGTCAACCTAATGAAAAGAGATTCCAGTGAAGATAGAAAAGATGAACATATTACCACGAAAATAAAATCAGTACTTGATTTCTCGGTATGGAAAGAACCTCCAGTGATCATTTTCATCTGTTGTGTATGCGTGGTGGACATTTTGTCCCTCAGATTCACCTGGTAAGTGAAAAGGCTTAGTGGAAACGGACTGTTAGCAAATCAGTGTCCACTAACCGTTCTCATAAATGGTAGAATCATTTAACACTTGGCTTGCACTTGAAGTCATTGGCAGCCGtgttggtgtactgaacaatagcgaaaacgtcttttgggaatttggcgctattattatgctaaacGCGAGCTACATTTTGCTCTTGTTTTGTACACCAGCATGGCCGtctgatcacgtgagtgcaaaccaagaaCTAAGTGCCAAAGTGTACTAAGCAATATGAAGGACACAGAGTGCCCTTTCGACTTAATTAACCGTAATTCAGAAACCGCTGACCGGTTGTCTCAGTTTGTTGAGCATTGGACAACCGTGCGGGAATTGAGtcgtgcgggaggtcgtgagttcatcTGAGAAGAAACAGCTGCCTTTATGATGACATCTGCAAGTGGTCTATAAATCCAACACCATAACCATAACAGAGGATAAATCGCTATTTGAATAAAACCATTTTCAGATGTCTAAATTGTCTGCAGAAAGAAGTGAAATTGTAACCTGGTACTCATCAACAAATGTCGGAAGAATAAGGCTGAGGACGCGTCCATCATGATAATGCTACGGCTTGAAGCGAATGACAAGCTTACCTTAAgtcaatttttcaattaaaatgCATGAATCACAGCAGTTTTCTAATCACACTACGAGTTTGACTAACGATGATTTCATCACAGGTCTTCTGGTGATTGAAGAATTCCACCAAGGAGACGTAACTGCGCAAAACGATGAAATACTAAACTCAAAGTTCAGATGCCAGAATTTTCTGCAGGAAAGCGAGACAGTGATGTAACTTAACATCTTTCTAGATTCACAAAACATTCACATATCCTTCAGATGTGTAAACTCTCTCCAAAAAAGAGGAGATATGTCACGATACTCATCAACAAATgtataaaacattttttgggaCGCCTCCATCACTCACCTGTCGAAAAACAACCAGGGTCATGACGTCCTCGTTATTTATTTGGGTTGTTCGTGGCGCAGTGCATTCTGGTTATGTTGCTGTTCGCTCCTCAACAATTAGTTCAAGAAAAACCAATCTTGAATCCAGGTCCTCAGGCTCCTTTTAAAGAGCCAATCTTAATTGGTTAGCGGGTCGCCAGGAGaaactctgggataatggataCCATTTTCCTACAAAATCTGAGACGGTTTGTGGGCCGGCGCTTTTGAAGTTGGAACGTAATAGCCAATCAACAGGCTCGATTTTTTTCGATGATCCCAAAGTCTCTTCTGGTAACAACCCGCTGACCAAAGAGCCTGAGGACTTTGGGCGTGAGATTGAAGAAATACATGCAAAAGCGGTCAGCGGTACAACGTTAAGATCCTGCGTCGTCGGTATTTTGAATCGAAGGTCAATCATCTTAAGAAATCTAAACCCAGTCAGTGGTGGAGCTTTGTCAAACGAATCGCCGGTATGACTCCTGCGTGAGGGTTAGAAGAACTTCTATCCAAACAGACCGCCTTTCGCGCTGATTCATGCTCACCTCAGGTCCTCGCTAATATGATAAACGCTGCATTCCTCGAGACCATGTAGGGCTTCACGCGCCTTGTGAGACCCCCGTCCGCTGAGGTCAGCCGATGTATTGAGCCGGCGGATGTGTTACAGGTGACTGAGTCTGCTGTGCTAAACGCCCTTTTGAAGTTCAACCCTAACAAGGCGCCTGGACCGGACTGTGTGCCCAGCTGGCTGCTACCCGAATACGCCGACCTTCTCGCTAGCCCTATAACAGTTCTAAATACCAGCTTTTCCGAGCAGCGACTCCCTCAAACTTGGAAGTCGGCGGATGTAGTTCCCATTCCGAAGGAACAGAAAGTCGAAGACACCAGCAAGCATCTACGCCCTATCTCGCTGACCACGTCAATTTCTAAATTGgcagagaactttgttgtgtcCTCACATTTTGGGCCAGCTGTACTCGAGGTAATCGATCCTGACCAATTCGGTGCAATCCCGAAGTCATCCACAACTCAGGCGCTGACGTCTATGCTTCATCAGTGGTTGGAAGCCACGGACGGCACGGGTGCAGCTTTGCGAGTAGTACTCTTCGATTACCGAAAGGCATTTGACCTGATCGACCACGGTATCCTCGTTCAGAAAATTCTCAGCCTCTCCATTCCCCGAGGCGTGGCACAATGGGTTATCAATTTCCTAACCAACCGTAAACAGCGCGTCAAGCTCTCCTCGTCCTGTTCTCCAGGCTGGGAGTTGATGCCTGCGGGAGTCCCCCAAGGAACCAAATTAAGTCCCTGGTTATTTTTACTCATGATTAACGACCTGAGGATCCTAGGCGTCCCTACTTGGAAATATGTGGATGATACTACTATTGCTGAGATCGTTCCCAGGGGAAAGGACAGCCACGCCCAACATGCTGTCAATTACGTGGCAGAACGGTCTTCATGCAATCTGATGCAACTGAACGCAGCCAAATGTAAAGAACTTGTTATTGACTTTGAGAAATTCAAACACTCTTTTGATTCATTGGTTGTTAGTGACAAGAATTTAAGAGTTGTTCAGAACGCTAAGATCCTAACTATATCGAACAACCTAACCTGGAACACTCACATAGGAGAAATCATAACAAGAGCAAACAAACGCATGTACTTTCTAGTACTTCTGCGCAAGGCCGGTGTCCCATCATCAGACATTGTGAATTTTTATTGTACTTGTGTAAGACCGTTACTTGAATACTGTGCGCCCGTGTTCCACCACGCCATACCTAGCTATCTCAGCGAGGACCTCGAGAGAATTAGCCTGAATTATAGTCGCCTCTCTCCCCGAGTGACTTAGCGAGTGGAGGAGGCGGCTGAAAATCAAGGCTAACCATCAGTTTAAAGCTGTTTAACTAGAGCTAAGATTTCTGCAGCTGCCTCTAACGACAAACAGTGCAACATTTGTATCAGTCAAGGAAAAAGGCCAACAAGAATGGTTACTCGTAAACGACTCCTACCAGTCAGCTTAGAAAATTAGCAAAAAGGTATTTCACGAGGGAGAGCCAGATAATAAATGGAACCAGGAGTacattacccggagcttccatctgtattgtacccttgagtcaaccctttccgtatatttctatttttagatctACTAAATAGTGACGTAATGGATTGAGAATAGAATACAATATgattttatttgctcagttcatagTTAATGTACAATTTAAAGTCGGAAACAAGAAgataaatagataaaataatcataattacaattcgaattaattaatttaattagaaagtttaaaattgccacgctggtttaataatatttatcatggagattgatcatgcgcaaaaatttaaaaaacaggtttgacaagtcgcaACTGGGCTGACTCATctatttctttggatgagcgcaaatcaaagaatgtccaggcggctggcagagtcgtctttcctcttcccgacttatcgccacaactactgtgaccactgcgaccaccacaactactgtgaccaccacgaccactgtgacaaccatgactaccacaactactgtcaccaccacgaccactgtaacaaccataaccaccacaactactgtgaccaccacgaccactgtcaccaccatgaccaccacgaccaccacaactactgtgaccactccAACCACTATGACAACCATAaacaccacaactactgtgaccactacgatcactgtcaccaccataacaaCCACAACTAATGTGACCcctacgaccaccacaactactgtgaccactatgaTAACTGTCAACACCATAACCACCAATACTatcatgaccaccacaactactgtgaccactacgaccaccacgACTACTCTGACCAACCACGACAATCACTGTGAACTGCGACCACcaagaccaccacaactactgtaaccaccatgaccaccacaactactatgaccactgtgaccaccatgaccaccacaactactgtgagcaccgcgaccaccacaactactttgaccaccatgaccatcacaactactgtgaccaccacaactaatgtgaccaccacagctattttgaccaatacgatcactttcaccaccataaccaccacaactactgtgatcaccacgaccactgtgacaaccatgaacaccacaactactgttaccaaaacctcttattaagggagtcagttaagtttagttttttttttaataaagggatctttacaaatagggcacagatttccatgtttttttcaagtatcttaagtgacatctgtgcatgaaaatgaccaagtgataataatattattgttttactttgatcagtttcctgttgtgtcttaaacatgtcatttattcttattccagtgcttaagtctaaaactcttcctggtgtgtgtgtgctgatctggtcaaagcaggcatggcaagcaacattccagattgttttcagagattgtgatgaggagTTCAGGGTtcaatattttattggttttgtgatgaaaaaagccagcgttgttattcatctctcattttttcctccatgagatcctgcatgatgacaacagtattactgcaaattaaacatgaccaccacaactgcTGTGAgtaccacgaccaccacaactactgtgaccaccacgaccactgtgaccaccacgaccaccacaacttctGTAATCactatgaccaccacaactactgtgaccactatgaccactGTAACTACGATGactaccacaactactgtgaccactacgatcACTGTTACCACCATAACCagcacaactactgtgaccactacgaccaccatGACCAGCACAGCTaatgtgaccaatacgatcaccagaattactgtgaccaccacgaccaccacaactactgtg from Montipora capricornis isolate CH-2021 chromosome 12, ASM3666992v2, whole genome shotgun sequence encodes the following:
- the LOC138025433 gene encoding loricrin-like; translated protein: MSVSGYGGHGGHSGHSGRGGQSSCGGHSSHSSCGGDKDRSGQSSCRGHGGHTSDSGYSSCVGRGAHNSCGGHACHSGRGGHSSCGGRGGHSNSGDRIGHISCAGHGGRSGHSSCAGYGGNSDRSGHSSCGSHRSYSGHSGHSSCGGHSDYRSCGGRGGHSGRGGHSSCGGRGTHSSCGGHV